The genomic region CGTCAGTCGGTAGGATAAATAGTGAATAATCATCATATCGAGTATCTCCGTCGCCAGTTTTCGCATACAGAGTCAGCCAATCAGCTTCAACTGCGTTTCCAACCCAGTATTTCTCACCATTTAATATCCACTCGTCACCGTCTTTTTCAGCGGTTGTTGTCATCCCCGCTAGGTCGCTTCCAGAGTCGGGTTCAGAAACTGCCAATCCTGTGATTTGCTCATTTTCAGCGACTGGGCGGACATATCTTTCATTTTGCTCTGCTGTTCCGTGTTTGTAAATAATATCTGTTCCGAAACTCGCAAGTTGAAGTGTGAGTGCAATGCTTGCATCAGCCCGATAGAGTTCTTCATATATTGCTAATGTCTGTGGTAAGTCGAATCCACGACCACCATACTCCTCAGCGATATCCTGTGCAACAAGGTTTGCGCTCATCCCAGCTTCAAGTACTTCCCATGGGTATTTGCCGGACTCATAGTATGTCTCAGCAGCAGGTTCAATATGTTCGATTGCAAACTCCCGAGCTTCTTGCTTGACTGCCCGCGCATGTTCAGGGACGATGGATGCATCTAAAATATTCATAGTTCAGTATTATTATCAATGTACAAAAATATATGTAATAGATTATCGTCAACATATTTTGATGTCCCATAGAGCGACATTCGCTATTCATGTATAAGAGATATAATTGTCAGCTCTTTGATGTGCATAATAATCTCTCAGAAGAAAGAGTCACTATGACTCTCCTGCGCTCAATGGAGGGTCAACGATCATGACCGAATTGTGATTAGTGGTGTGGAATCCAATATATGGACAATAATCTTCATGTATATCAGTCGGTCCCTATAATAAATTCTTGTCTCTACGAGAGAGCGGGTTCGAGTTGTCGCCTTGTCCGACTATTGTCTCATATCAGGCAGTGAACGCGGTCAGTTTTTGTTCTATCGTCTATTTATGATAGTAGATGGTAAGCCATCGAGACGGGAGTGAGATCAACCTACTCGACTCATCAATCCGAACGACAGGTGGAGCATTATTTTCAACGACGGTATATGCACTTAGTGGAATTGTCTATGCTGCTGTTACCACGCCATCTGTCGCTGGAACGTACTTTTTTATTGCAATTGGTATTGCGCTCGTGTTGCGACCAATAAAGGGAATCAGTCAGACACTTCAAAAAATCGGAAGCGAGCAGGGTGAATCTGTCAGTTCGTATTTCGGTCTCACGATTGTATTCACGGTCGGATATCTTACTATCATACTTGGCGGATTCATGATTCCACCACTTCGGCGAGTGCTGATTGAATCGACAGCATTTGCTCCATCATTGGTGATTCCGGTGATTCTACTCGCAATCTCAACAGCGTTATTAATGATTACACAGAGTCTTGTTGCTGCAATTGGCTATCCAAGCGCTGGAACGTGGATTACAGCGACAAAGGGGACACTGCAGCTCATTATTTTACTCCTTTTTGATGGGATATTCACAACACCTGCAGATCTCATTATTGTCGTTGTTGGGACACGAACGTTTGTCACAGGTATTGTTATCATTGCTATTCGAACTGCTCCGACGGTCCCGACCCATCGTGAGTTGGCTCGTGCATGGGGATTTGCAAGATGGAGTATTCCGGATCAGGTCCTTGATCGATTTAGTTACAATATGCCCGTATATGTTCTTGGCGTAGTCGCAACTCCTGCAGCTGTCGGTATCTATGAAACCGCAGATCGATTCGCAGACTTTGGGGCAACAATTTCTTGGCGGCTTGCATCGCCACTGCTCACGAAGGTAAGCGGTGATGCTTCCGCCGGTGAGTCTGCATTTGCATACTTAGATGGGGCTGTAACTGGCGGAACGGGAGTTACTTTTCTTGTTCTTGGATATCTGCTCGCTGGGCATGATATGATCGCTGCGATTGCATTTGGCGGGACAGCTGTTGGGTCCTTCTCAACGACGGCACTGATTGTCGGGGGAATCAATATTTTTCGAGGGTTTTGGACCCTATCATCGCACGCAATGGAGGGGCTTGGCTACCCGAGTGTGAGCTTTCGA from Haloquadratum walsbyi C23 harbors:
- a CDS encoding polysaccharide biosynthesis protein, with protein sequence MVSHRDGSEINLLDSSIRTTGGALFSTTVYALSGIVYAAVTTPSVAGTYFFIAIGIALVLRPIKGISQTLQKIGSEQGESVSSYFGLTIVFTVGYLTIILGGFMIPPLRRVLIESTAFAPSLVIPVILLAISTALLMITQSLVAAIGYPSAGTWITATKGTLQLIILLLFDGIFTTPADLIIVVVGTRTFVTGIVIIAIRTAPTVPTHRELARAWGFARWSIPDQVLDRFSYNMPVYVLGVVATPAAVGIYETADRFADFGATISWRLASPLLTKVSGDASAGESAFAYLDGAVTGGTGVTFLVLGYLLAGHDMIAAIAFGGTAVGSFSTTALIVGGINIFRGFWTLSSHAMEGLGYPSVSFRTKAYGLIFSVPITAFFGAQMGAVAGAIGYAIMNLVIFAYVIYYARPVLGGVPLDASLAAKLTVGTIISTLVTTATIELLNRLGSTPGVTAVIAAVTTAIIFTGFLMTVSIGTRRAVQRAYDIYIGDARSFASGQ
- a CDS encoding acyl-CoA dehydrogenase family protein: MNILDASIVPEHARAVKQEAREFAIEHIEPAAETYYESGKYPWEVLEAGMSANLVAQDIAEEYGGRGFDLPQTLAIYEELYRADASIALTLQLASFGTDIIYKHGTAEQNERYVRPVAENEQITGLAVSEPDSGSDLAGMTTTAEKDGDEWILNGEKYWVGNAVEADWLTLYAKTGDGDTRYDDYSLFILPTDASGYTVEHIPEKMAYRASKQGHITLNQCRIPDSHLIGDVGDGFEIVTEFFNHGRVDVAGHGLGLAAAAIEEASQFVHNREAWDQQISDFQAVKHDLAEMRMELESARALTWRAAKHVTENNNPGYWAALAKTTATEAAVNCAESAMQLYGGRSVLKENKISRIYRDVRVPVIYEGANNIQRDLIYKQADWS